The segment GGCGGCGGGGTCTATCTGCTCAGCCTCGCCCTGAAAACCCTCGACGTCGGCATCGGCTACACCGTCTGGACGGGCATCGGCACCGTCGGCTCCGTCCTCTTCGCCGCGCTGCTCTACGGCGAACAGATCACGCTCGGCAAGATGCTCTGCATTCTCGTGATCATCGGCGGTGTGGTCGGACTCCATCTGACCTCCGAGAAGCCGAAGGACGACGACACCGCCGACGCCACCGGGTCCGCCGGCGACGAAGGACCGGAGTCGCCGGTCGCACCCGAGTCGGCGTCGTAGCACCGAGGAACGTCTCGCACGGTCCGGGTGGGCGGCGTCGCACGGGCGCAGGCGGGACAGACAGGCGGGGCCTCCGTACGGAAGCCCCACCTGAGGGGGTTCGGGCCGGTCAGAAGCGCACGGTGCGGTCCCGGGTGACGGTCGGGACGGCGATGACCGCATCGAACGCTTCAGGGACCGGGGTGCTCAGGGAGGAGCTCTGGGAGCGGATGCTGTGGAGCAGCGGCCTTCCCTGGGCGTCGCGGGGTGAGTGGCGCAGGTCGGTCAGGGTGATCCGGCCGGCGAGTCCGGCGTCGGTGAGGGCGCCCTCCACGCTGCCGGGCTCGCCGGGCTCAAGGCGGGCATCGGCGAGGGTGAAGCCCACCGCGGCGCTCTGGTCGGGGTACATCTCCGGCACATGGTCGGCGGTGTGGACCAGGGCCACGGTGCGGTAGTCCGGGCCGAGCATCCGCTGAAGGTGCTGGCCCATGGGCAACGCGGTGAGGCCGCCGGGGAACTGCATCTCGGTTTTGTGGATGTGGCTGTTGTGCGCCGCGAGGACG is part of the Streptomyces platensis genome and harbors:
- a CDS encoding DMT family transporter yields the protein MTRENTGAEKKQSLPAAWAWLLVAAVFEVIFALGSAANGGFTKLVPSVITVVAGGGGVYLLSLALKTLDVGIGYTVWTGIGTVGSVLFAALLYGEQITLGKMLCILVIIGGVVGLHLTSEKPKDDDTADATGSAGDEGPESPVAPESAS